One window of Candidatus Deferrimicrobium sp. genomic DNA carries:
- a CDS encoding peptidylprolyl isomerase encodes MRRTGAIIMAAGAAILLSAGAAFPRVIDGVVALVNEEPVTFSEVRESVSEGMGIPVGDADALLREERDPRAVLRWIEALVDSVLVRKELEKLGQSIAESEVDKAVESVRKANGMGEAQFAELLGKEGISLPAYRRRLRWQMERGAIVRARKFKEVTVTDSEVRDYFQEGGERFLVGAQVRLETLFFPIASAPSADEDAAQARIAVQQAAEAVRAGRTLPEAQALVRGAFPKVQLHDAGFVTTEDLLPELQREVHRLRAGETSSPFFTEAGAYIIRVVDRRGGAPGDFSAVKDGLTEELTDRRSEKAYSDLLSELKRSASIDVRL; translated from the coding sequence GTGAGACGGACAGGTGCGATCATCATGGCGGCGGGCGCGGCGATCCTTCTTTCCGCGGGGGCGGCGTTCCCCCGCGTCATCGACGGCGTCGTCGCGCTGGTGAATGAGGAGCCGGTCACATTTTCCGAGGTGCGCGAATCGGTGTCGGAAGGAATGGGAATCCCCGTGGGCGACGCGGATGCGCTCCTGCGCGAGGAGCGCGACCCGCGCGCGGTGCTGCGCTGGATCGAGGCCCTCGTCGATTCCGTCCTGGTGCGCAAGGAGCTGGAGAAGCTGGGCCAGTCGATCGCGGAGAGCGAGGTCGACAAGGCGGTCGAATCCGTCCGGAAAGCGAACGGGATGGGCGAGGCGCAGTTCGCCGAGCTGCTCGGAAAGGAGGGGATCTCCCTCCCCGCGTATCGCCGCCGGCTCCGGTGGCAGATGGAGCGCGGCGCGATCGTCCGGGCGCGCAAGTTCAAGGAGGTCACGGTGACGGATAGCGAAGTGCGCGACTACTTCCAGGAGGGCGGGGAACGGTTCCTGGTGGGGGCGCAGGTCCGGCTCGAGACGCTCTTCTTCCCGATCGCCTCCGCACCGTCCGCGGACGAGGACGCCGCGCAGGCGCGGATCGCCGTGCAGCAGGCGGCCGAAGCGGTCAGGGCGGGACGCACCCTCCCCGAGGCGCAGGCGCTGGTTCGGGGTGCGTTTCCAAAGGTCCAGCTCCACGACGCCGGCTTCGTTACGACCGAGGACCTGCTGCCGGAGCTGCAGCGGGAGGTTCACCGCCTGCGGGCCGGGGAAACCTCGTCGCCATTCTTCACGGAGGCGGGGGCCTATATCATTCGAGTCGTCGATCGGCGGGGGGGAGCCCCCGGGGACTTCTCCGCGGTGAAGGACGGCTTGACCGAGGAGCTCACCGATCGCCGAAGCGAGAAGGCGTATTCCGATCTCCTTTCGGAGCTGAAGCGGTCGGCCTCGATCGACGTTCGTCTCTGA